In Pogoniulus pusillus isolate bPogPus1 chromosome 1, bPogPus1.pri, whole genome shotgun sequence, one DNA window encodes the following:
- the CCNK gene encoding cyclin-K, whose translation MKENKENSSPSLNLAGLDHTKPCWYWDKKDLAHTPSQLEGLDPATEARYRREGARFIFDVGTRLGLHYDTLATGIIYFHRFYMFHSFKQFPRYVTGACCLFLAGKVEETPKKCKDIIKTARSLLNDVQFGQFGDDPKEEVMVLERILLQTIKFDLQVEHPYQFLLKYAKQLKGDKNKIQKLVQMAWTFVNDSLCTTLSLQWEPEIIAVAVMYLAGRLCKFEIQEWTSKPMYRRWWEQFVQDVPVDVLEDICHQILDLYSQGKQQMPHHTPHQLQQPPSLQSAPQAPTVQQSQQSQSSEQSQPQQQKESQQSAQQQQQQQTQAQQTKKPSPQSSPPRQNKRPAAVSPKEETKTSEPPPPSKIPKIETSHPPVPPAHPPPERKPALTTAVSLAEAEQSTTVDSVDMPKVQIPPPAHPAPVHQPPPLPHRPPPPPPTSYITGMSTTNSYMSGEGYQSLQSMMKTEGPTYGALPPAYGPPTHLPYHPHVYPPNPPPPVPPPPPASFPPPNIPPPTPGYPPPPTYNPNFPPPRLPPTHAVPPHPPPGLGMPPASYPPPTVPPGGQPPVPPPIPPPGMPPVAGLGRATWMR comes from the exons ATGAAGGAGAATAAAGAAAATTCCAGCCCTTCTTTAAACTTGGCAGGCCTGGACCATACAAAGCCATGTTGGTACTGGGATAAGAAAGACTTGGCACATACACCATCTCAGCTAGAAGGGCTTGATCCAGCTACTGAAGCACGATACCGCAGGGAGGGGGCCAGATTCATATTCGATGTGGGAACTCGTTTAGGATT ACATTATGATACTCTGGCAACTGGAATAATTTATTTCCATCGATTTTATATGTTTCATTCCTTCAAGCAATTCCCAAGATAT GTGACAGGAGCCTGCTGCCTCTTCCTAGCAGGAAAAGTTGAAGAAACACCTAAGAAATGTAAAGATATAATTAAAACAGCTCGAAGCTTACTAAATGATGTACAGTTTGGACAATTTGGAGATGACCCAAAG GAAGAAGTGATGGTCCTTGAGAGAATCTTGCTGCAAACAATAAAGTTTGATTTGCAAGTGGAACATCCATACCAATTTCTTCTCAAATATGCCAAACAACTCAAAG GAGACAAAAATAAAATTCAAAAACTAGTTCAAATGGCATGGACCTTTGTCAATGACAG TCTCTGCACTACACTGTCACTTCAGTGGGAACCTGAGATAATAGCTGTTGCAGTTATGTACTTAGCAGGCCGTTTGTGTAAGTTCGAAATACAGGAATGGACGTCAAAGCCGATGTACAGACGATGGTGGGAGCAGTTTGTCCAAGATGTTCCAGTTGATGTTCTGGAAG aTATATGTCATCAGATCCTGGATCTGtactcacagggaaaacagcaaatgcCTCATCATACTCCTCATCAATTGCAGCAGCCACCATCTCTTCAGTCTGCACCCCAGGCACCTACAGTACAGCAATCACAACAATCCCAGAGTTCAGAGCAatcccagcctcagcagcagaaggagtcACAACAGTCagcacaacaacagcaacagcagcaaacacaAGCACAGCAAACTAAAAAGCCCTCTCCCCAGTCAAGTCCTCCTAGACAGAATAAAAGGCCAGCA GCTGTATCtccaaaagaagaaacaaagacatcaG aaccaccaccaccatctaAAATCCCCAAAATTGAAACTTCACATCCACCAGTACCTCCTGCACATCCACCTCCAG AGCGCAAGCCTGCCTTGACAACGGCAGTTTCactggcagaagcagagcaatCTACTACTGTGGACTCGGTAGATATGCCAAAGGTCCagattcctcctcctgctcatccTGCCCCCGTACATCAACCTCCACCTCTGCCGCATCGTcccccgcccccaccccccaccagtTACATTACAGGGATGTCTACTACAAATTCTTATATGTCAGGGGAGGGTTATCAAAGTCTTCAGTCAATGATGAAAACAGAAGGACCAACTTACGGAGCTCTACCACCAGCTTATGGACCACCAACTCATCTACCCTATCATCCTCATGTCTATCCTCCCAACCCTCCACCACCAGTCCCACCTCCACCCCCTGCTTCATTCCCTCCACCCAATATTCCACCTCCTACTCCTGGATATCCTCCTCCACCTACCTACAACCCTAATTTCCCCCCACCAAGACTGCCTCCAACCCATGCAGTACCACCTCatccacctccagggctggggatgccCCCAGCTAGTTATCCCCCACCTACTGTTCCTCCAGGTGGACAGCCACCTGTACCACCTCCAATTCCACCACCTGGTATGCCACCTGTAGCAGGACTTGGACGTGCTACATGGATGAGATAG